The region AAATCGAATGTAAGATACCTGTGGGTCAAGATACCACCAGCAATTCCACCTGTAATAGAATCACAGAAAATAGATAAAATCAAGAAGGATATCAAAGATATTTTTAAAACCGCAGGCGAAAAAATGACCATAAACAAAAAAAATATTGAAAATCTTTCGCAGGAAATTGTGAACAACGTGGTGAAAAATTTTTCTGACAAGATATCTTTGATTTTTCTTATTCAGGAAAATGACGAAGAATACACTTATGTTCATGAAGTCCATGTTGGAATAATTTCATCTCTTGTAGCAATGGAGATGGGACTTAAGATAAGCGACATAGCAAGACTGACTTTTTCAGCCATTATCCACGATGTAGGAAAAATAATGGTACCTAAAGATATTCTGTATGCTCCGAGAAGACTTACCCAAAATGAGTTCGAGGTCGTAAAGCGACATGTTGAATTTGGAGAAAGAATATGTAAATTGTCCAAAGTGGAAGATGAATTTGTCCTGAGTGGCGTAAAAGATCATCACGAAAAACTTGATGGGACAGGCTATCTAAGAGGGCTTAAATCAGATAGTATATCACTGCCAGCCAGAATTATTGCCGCTGCAGATATATACGATGCTCTAATCTCAAACAGATCTTACAAAGCACCATGGTCACCATACAAAGCCATATCTGAGTTAATAAGAATGGCCTCCGTAGGAAAGATTGATAAGAAAGTTTTGTCTGCCTTCATATCAATTATGGGACTTTATCCCATTGGAACAACAGTTTTATTAAGCAACAACGAAAAAGCAGTCGTTGTCGCAAACACAAAAAATCATATTACTCGGCCTGTTGTTCGATTACAAGATGGTTCTGTCGTAGATATATCGAAAGAAAAAAATTTAAGGGTAATTCAGGTTTTAGACTGATCTAAAAAAGAGGCACAAAGCCCTGATCATCCCAGAACTGTTTCATTGATTCATCATAGAGTTCTCTGAGCATATCTCTATGTTCCTTTTCCCAGTTAGCAAGAGAAATAAGCGAATCTTTCATCTTCAAATCATCTGTTTTTTGAGCGGCACTCTCGTAAAAATTTGCAAAATCATGTTCTATCAGATATGCCATTCTTAAAACAGACAGATCTGTCAGAAACTCATCTTTTTCTCCTATCTCCTGAAGTTTTCTATTTTCAAAATATTGTGAACCTTGAAAAGATAATCCTGCATCAATTTCATCTTTTAAAAGAGATTCTATATACTCGGCGTGCGCCTGTTCCATCTCTGCAAGTTGTTTGAATATGTCCTTCAATTGAGAATTGCTTAATTTGGAAAGCCAGTCTTTATAAAAATTTCTGCCTTCTATCTCGCGTGCAAGGGCATATTTGAGCACCAATTTCGTCTGTTCATTCATTGTTTCACCTCCTCTTTAACAAAAATTTAGCAAGAAGTCTCCATCTTATAGAAGATGGAGATGAATTGCTGACAAATATAGCTATTGTTTCTACATATCAGATTGAGTTTTTCTGAATTTATCTGTTTGTATTTGCCTGAAACTTGCAGATACTCACCATAAATATTCTGCACATATACCCACTTTCCTGTAAAACCGCTTATAAACCCTGCTATTTGTAGTTCTGGTATATACACCTTGTCCCATAAACACCATTTCTTTTTTCTTGTTACTATTTCTTTTGTGTTCTTACTGTTTCTTTTTGCTTCTCTATTAGGTTGACTTCTACCTTTACGAGGAATTTCTTCATGCAAACTACGTTTCTTTTTCCTAACTTGCTTCACAATAATACCACACATCATCTTGCTTCTTTGGCCTTATCCCTGTAATAGCAATAGCATCATTAATATGCGATTTCTCTAACCCCCACTCTCTTCTTGTCCTTTTAGTATATAACCCAAATGTATACGCTATTTTTTGTAATTTAGGCACAAGATAATCTCTTAAAACATTCATAAAAACTGTTGACCGAAAATCTCTTATTTTCGGTAACTTTTTCCCTGTAAACTCTTCATACGACATATTCCCCTTTGCCATATTATGAGTCTCACAACAACAGACTAAATTGGTTGGATTATCTGTCCCGCCTTTACTACGCGGTATTATATGGTCTGCTGTTAGTTTTTCTGAACATTGTATATCAGATCTTAAATCTTTATAATGACATTGATAGTTATCTCTTATCTTTACGTATTCCTTTATACTGTCAAAGTCTTTCATCACACCATTCTGATACTCTGCTCTTCGAATGTTGGGATTTATAATAGCCTGTACATCAAATTGTCCTACTTCTACTTTAACAAGAAATCCGACAAGAAGTCTCCATCTTATAGAAGATGGAGATGAATTGTTGGAGAAAAAGTATTGACAAAAATCAGTTTCGGTATATAATGATATAGGTGACGATTATGAAGTTAGATACTAATAAACATTCAGTATTTCTTTTACATTATCATCTTGTGCTGGTAATAAAATATAGACGTGATGTGATTACTGACCAAATTTCTAAAAGACTCAAAGAAATATTTGAGTATATCCAACCGAGCTATAACATAACACTGTTGGAATGGAATCATGACAGAGACCACGTACACGTCTTATTTAAAGCTACTCCAACAACGCAACTTTCAAAATTCATAAACGCCTACAAAAGTGCTTCATCAAGACTTATAAAGAAAGAATTTCCAGAAATTAGAAAAAAGCTTTGGAAAGGAAATTTTTGGTCCAGAAGCTATTGTTTGATATCGACAGCTGGAGTACCAATTGAGATAATTAGAAAATACATCGAAAGTCAAGGTGCTAAGAGTGCTCAGAGCCTATAAGTACAGAATTTATCCGACAAAGGAACAAAGAGAATTTTTTGAAAAAACCTTTGGCAGCTGTAGATTTGTTTGGAATAAAATACTTGAAGAAAAATTGCAAGCTTTGGAACGCGGTGAAAGACTTCCAAGAATAACTCCTGCCAAATATAAAGAGGAATTTCCTTTTCTAAGGGAAGTAGATAGTCTTGCACTTGCTAATGTACAGTTACAACAAGAGCAAGCATTCAGAAATCACTTCAAAAATAGAAAAATGTTTGGAATACCGAAATTCAAAAAGAAAAAAGACAAACAATCTTTTACTACAAACAACCAAAACGGAACAGTAATGCTTATTGCCGAGTATCTGAAAATACCAAAACTAAAAACACTAATAAGAATGAAACAGCACAGAACATTTGAAGGAACTATAAAGTCAGTAACAATTTCAAAAACAAAAACAGGGAAGTATTATGTTAGCGTGCTTGTTGAAGAAGAACCAAAGCAAGATTACAACAATAACAAGAAAAATCTAATATGTGGAATAGACGTTGGAATTATAAGCTTTGCTACAATCGCAACTGATACAGGAATTGTGAAGATTGAATATCCAAAATACCTTATTAAAAACGAAAAACGACTAAAAAGATTACAAAGGCAGTTATCAAGAAAACAACGGAATTCGAAAAACTATGAAAAAGCAAGAATAGTGCTTGCCAAAAAGCATGAATATATAAGAAACGCAAGAGAAGATTTTCTTCATAAATTGTCAAAGACCATCATAGACGATAACCAAGTCGTGGTGGTTGAAGGATTAAATATTAAAGGACTGACAAGAACAAAACTTGCCAAACACATCCTTGATAATTCATGGTCAAAGTTTATAAGTTTTCTAAAATATAAAGCAGACATGTATGATGTAAAAGTAATAGAAGCAGGTCAATTTTTTCCTTCTTCAAAAACATGTAGTATATGCGGATACATTAACAAAGAACTTGAATTGAAAGACCGCGTCTGGACATGCCCTAAATGTGGAACAACTCACGATAGAGATGAAAACGCTGCAATAAACTTGAGAGAGTATGGATTAGATTTATATAACCAATTAGTAGGGATGGAACAGCCCGAATTGACGCCTGTGGAGACTGGACCTCTACCGCAAGGCAAGTCTGGTCGATGAAGCAGGAAGCCTTCGTTTCTAAAAGCGGAGGTAGTTCACACTTTATTCATCTGTAATTATTATACAACGAGTGTATAAAAATTATCAGGACTGAAAAAACAGGAGGCTGGTAAAATGACTCTAAAAGAAAGGTTAGCTTTCGACTTGAAAGATGCTATGAAGAACAGAAACGAAGCAAAAATCAGAACTGTGAGATTACTTATGTCTGCTATCAAGAACTTTGAAGTAGAAAAGATGGCACAGGCCACCGACGAAGAAATTGTTCAAATTATGATCAAAGAAGCCAAAAAGAGAATAGAGTCAATTGATATGTACAAACAAGCTGGAAGGAATGATCTTGTATCAGAAGAGCAGGAAGAATTAGATATTATCAATTCGTATCTACCAGAACAAATGAGTGAAGACGAAATAAGACAATTAGTCATGAAAATCATCCGGCAAAACAATCTTTCGAATCCGAAGGACCTGGGCACAGCTATGAAATTGATAATGCCACAAGTGAAGGGAAAAGCTGATGGAAAACTGGTTAATAAAATAGTGAAAGAGTACTTGGGAGGGTAAAATATTTGCCGGACACAATAGTTGCAATCTCAACACCAATAGGAACTGGTGCTATATCAGTAATTAGAATGAGTGGCAGCAAATCTTGGCAAATATGTCAGAATGTCTTGCTTAGGAAAACAAAAATTGAACCAAGAAAAGCTTTTCACAACTATGTTAAAGACTCTGATGGAACAATACTCGACGAAGTAATGGTGATTTTCTATAAATCGCCAAACTCATATACCGGAGAAGATATGATTGAAATAATGTGCCACGG is a window of Pseudothermotoga elfii DSM 9442 = NBRC 107921 DNA encoding:
- a CDS encoding RNA-guided endonuclease TnpB family protein, yielding MLRAYKYRIYPTKEQREFFEKTFGSCRFVWNKILEEKLQALERGERLPRITPAKYKEEFPFLREVDSLALANVQLQQEQAFRNHFKNRKMFGIPKFKKKKDKQSFTTNNQNGTVMLIAEYLKIPKLKTLIRMKQHRTFEGTIKSVTISKTKTGKYYVSVLVEEEPKQDYNNNKKNLICGIDVGIISFATIATDTGIVKIEYPKYLIKNEKRLKRLQRQLSRKQRNSKNYEKARIVLAKKHEYIRNAREDFLHKLSKTIIDDNQVVVVEGLNIKGLTRTKLAKHILDNSWSKFISFLKYKADMYDVKVIEAGQFFPSSKTCSICGYINKELELKDRVWTCPKCGTTHDRDENAAINLREYGLDLYNQLVGMEQPELTPVETGPLPQGKSGR
- a CDS encoding GatB/YqeY domain-containing protein, with translation MTLKERLAFDLKDAMKNRNEAKIRTVRLLMSAIKNFEVEKMAQATDEEIVQIMIKEAKKRIESIDMYKQAGRNDLVSEEQEELDIINSYLPEQMSEDEIRQLVMKIIRQNNLSNPKDLGTAMKLIMPQVKGKADGKLVNKIVKEYLGG
- a CDS encoding HNH endonuclease encodes the protein MKDFDSIKEYVKIRDNYQCHYKDLRSDIQCSEKLTADHIIPRSKGGTDNPTNLVCCCETHNMAKGNMSYEEFTGKKLPKIRDFRSTVFMNVLRDYLVPKLQKIAYTFGLYTKRTRREWGLEKSHINDAIAITGIRPKKQDDVWYYCEAS
- a CDS encoding ferritin-like domain-containing protein — translated: MNEQTKLVLKYALAREIEGRNFYKDWLSKLSNSQLKDIFKQLAEMEQAHAEYIESLLKDEIDAGLSFQGSQYFENRKLQEIGEKDEFLTDLSVLRMAYLIEHDFANFYESAAQKTDDLKMKDSLISLANWEKEHRDMLRELYDESMKQFWDDQGFVPLF
- the tnpA gene encoding IS200/IS605 family transposase, whose translation is MKLDTNKHSVFLLHYHLVLVIKYRRDVITDQISKRLKEIFEYIQPSYNITLLEWNHDRDHVHVLFKATPTTQLSKFINAYKSASSRLIKKEFPEIRKKLWKGNFWSRSYCLISTAGVPIEIIRKYIESQGAKSAQSL
- a CDS encoding HD-GYP domain-containing protein; translation: MALDLYNSTWRRKVDERAMTQTEGQLIWKVVDSLLPGDICMETIKLSKEQPPVIKMGEMLDSEKIEILKKSNVRYLWVKIPPAIPPVIESQKIDKIKKDIKDIFKTAGEKMTINKKNIENLSQEIVNNVVKNFSDKISLIFLIQENDEEYTYVHEVHVGIISSLVAMEMGLKISDIARLTFSAIIHDVGKIMVPKDILYAPRRLTQNEFEVVKRHVEFGERICKLSKVEDEFVLSGVKDHHEKLDGTGYLRGLKSDSISLPARIIAAADIYDALISNRSYKAPWSPYKAISELIRMASVGKIDKKVLSAFISIMGLYPIGTTVLLSNNEKAVVVANTKNHITRPVVRLQDGSVVDISKEKNLRVIQVLD